A window from Symbiopectobacterium purcellii encodes these proteins:
- a CDS encoding ABC transporter permease: MTQLYWVALKSIWTKEINRFSRIWIQTLVPPVITMTLYFIIFGSLIGSRIGEMHGFDYMQFIVPGLIMMSVITNAYANVAASFFSAKFQRNIEELLVAPVPTHIIIAGYVGGGVARGVYVGVLVTAVSLFFVPLHVHAWWVVVATLLLTAVLFSLAGLLNAVFAKTFDDISLIPTFVLTPLTYLGGVFYSLTLLPPFWQAVSKLNPVVYMISGFRYGFLGIQDVPLVFTMTVLLVFILVFYVLAWWLIERGRGLRS, from the coding sequence ATGACGCAGTTATATTGGGTCGCCCTGAAAAGTATCTGGACCAAAGAGATCAACCGCTTCAGTCGTATCTGGATACAAACACTGGTACCGCCAGTGATCACCATGACGCTCTATTTCATTATCTTCGGTAGCCTGATAGGCTCCCGTATCGGTGAAATGCACGGTTTCGACTACATGCAGTTTATCGTGCCTGGGCTCATCATGATGTCGGTGATCACCAACGCCTATGCCAACGTCGCAGCGTCTTTCTTCAGTGCCAAATTCCAGCGCAATATTGAAGAACTGCTGGTGGCGCCCGTTCCGACACACATCATTATTGCCGGTTACGTGGGGGGCGGGGTAGCCCGTGGCGTCTATGTCGGCGTGTTGGTCACGGCGGTGTCGCTGTTTTTTGTTCCGCTGCATGTGCATGCCTGGTGGGTGGTGGTGGCTACGCTGCTGCTGACGGCGGTGCTGTTCTCGCTAGCGGGATTGCTGAATGCGGTATTTGCCAAAACCTTTGATGACATCAGCCTTATTCCGACGTTTGTGCTGACGCCGTTAACCTACCTTGGCGGCGTGTTTTATTCGCTGACGCTGTTGCCGCCGTTCTGGCAAGCGGTGTCCAAGCTCAACCCCGTGGTATACATGATAAGCGGCTTCCGCTACGGTTTTCTCGGCATTCAGGATGTGCCGCTGGTCTTCACCATGACGGTGTTGCTGGTGTTTATTCTGGTGTTTTACGTGCTGGCGTGGTGGCTGATCGAACGCGGACGCGGTCTGCGCAGTTGA
- a CDS encoding ABC transporter ATP-binding protein → MTYALELEKLTKTYPGGVKAVRGIDLRVEAGDFYALLGPNGAGKSTTIGIISSLVNKSSGKVRVFGYDLERDIVNAKRQLGLVPQEFNFNPFETVLQIVTHQAGYYGVSRQDALQRAEKYLKQLDLWEKRQEKARMLSGGMKRRLMIARALMHEPKLLILDEPTAGVDIELRRSMWGFLKALNAQGTTIILTTHYLEEAEMLCRNIGIIQHGELVENTSMKALLANVQSETFILDLAPKSPLPKLEGYAHRLTDTSTLEVDVMREQGLNGVFSQLSTQGIQILSMRNKANRLEELFVSMVNGEKMKHVKTSGEAKKA, encoded by the coding sequence ATGACATATGCACTGGAACTGGAGAAACTGACCAAAACGTACCCTGGGGGCGTCAAGGCAGTGCGCGGTATCGATCTGCGCGTGGAGGCTGGGGATTTTTATGCGCTGCTGGGACCGAACGGCGCAGGGAAATCGACCACGATTGGTATCATCAGCTCACTGGTAAACAAATCTTCCGGTAAGGTGCGCGTTTTCGGCTACGATTTGGAACGCGACATCGTTAACGCCAAGCGCCAACTCGGGTTGGTGCCTCAAGAGTTTAACTTCAACCCGTTTGAAACGGTGCTGCAAATCGTTACCCATCAGGCGGGGTATTATGGCGTGTCGCGCCAGGACGCCCTGCAACGGGCGGAAAAATACCTCAAGCAGCTCGATCTGTGGGAAAAGCGTCAGGAAAAGGCGCGCATGCTCTCCGGAGGGATGAAGCGCCGTTTGATGATTGCACGTGCCCTGATGCATGAACCCAAACTGCTGATCCTCGATGAGCCGACCGCCGGGGTGGATATCGAACTGCGTCGTTCCATGTGGGGGTTCCTCAAGGCGCTGAACGCGCAGGGCACCACCATCATTCTCACTACGCACTACCTGGAAGAAGCGGAAATGCTGTGCCGCAATATCGGCATTATTCAGCATGGTGAATTGGTGGAAAACACCTCGATGAAGGCATTACTCGCCAACGTGCAATCGGAAACCTTTATCCTCGATCTCGCGCCGAAAAGTCCGTTGCCCAAGCTGGAGGGGTATGCCCACCGCCTGACAGATACCTCAACGCTGGAAGTGGACGTGATGCGTGAGCAGGGACTCAATGGCGTTTTCAGCCAATTAAGCACGCAAGGGATTCAAATATTGAGTATGCGTAACAAGGCCAACCGTCTGGAAGAGCTGTTCGTCTCCATGGTGAACGGTGAAAAGATGAAGCATGTGAAGACCAGCGGTGAGGCGAAAAAAGCATGA
- the panC gene encoding pantoate--beta-alanine ligase yields the protein MLILETPLLLRREIRRWRQEGKRIALVPTMGNLHDGHMTLVDEARARADIVIVSIFVNPMQFDKPDDLQRYPRTLQEDCEKLTRRNVDLVFAPSPEAVYPHGLGQQTFVEVPGLSAMLEGASRPGHFRGVATIVSKLFNMVQPDIACFGEKDYQQLALIRQMVRDMGYDIDIVGVPIVRAPDGLALSSRNGYLSQEERQSAPALKRIMDQMVDKLSNGDRQLEEIITCAAEALREAGFTPDELYIRDADTLQELTVASTRAVVLMAAWLGKARLIDNQQVVLVD from the coding sequence GTGTTGATTCTTGAAACCCCTTTGCTATTACGCCGTGAGATTCGCCGCTGGCGTCAAGAGGGGAAACGCATTGCATTGGTGCCCACCATGGGCAATCTGCATGACGGACACATGACGCTGGTAGACGAGGCGCGGGCACGCGCTGATATTGTTATCGTCTCCATTTTCGTCAACCCGATGCAGTTCGATAAACCCGACGATCTGCAACGTTATCCACGCACCTTGCAAGAGGATTGCGAAAAGTTAACCCGCCGTAACGTGGATCTGGTGTTTGCCCCTTCTCCCGAGGCGGTCTATCCGCATGGATTGGGCCAGCAAACGTTTGTCGAGGTGCCGGGGCTGTCTGCCATGCTGGAAGGCGCCAGCCGTCCGGGCCATTTTCGCGGTGTGGCAACCATTGTCAGCAAGCTGTTTAACATGGTACAACCCGATATCGCCTGCTTTGGTGAAAAGGATTACCAACAGTTAGCGCTGATTCGCCAAATGGTGCGCGATATGGGCTACGACATTGATATCGTCGGTGTGCCGATTGTTCGCGCACCGGACGGGCTGGCACTGAGCTCGCGCAACGGTTATCTTAGCCAGGAAGAGCGCCAGTCTGCGCCCGCGCTCAAACGCATCATGGATCAGATGGTCGATAAACTCAGCAACGGCGATCGCCAGCTTGAGGAGATAATCACCTGTGCCGCAGAAGCGTTACGCGAAGCCGGGTTCACGCCCGACGAGCTCTATATTCGCGATGCGGATACGCTGCAAGAACTGACCGTGGCCAGCACGCGCGCAGTGGTATTGATGGCAGCCTGGCTGGGCAAGGCCCGCTTGATTGATAATCAGCAGGTCGTTCTGGTCGATTGA
- the can gene encoding carbonate dehydratase, producing MKDIETLIANNQRWSNTMVEEDPGYFERLALAQKPRFLWIGCSDSRVPAESLTSLAPGELFVHRNVANLVIHTDLNCLSVVQYAVEVLEVEHIIICGHYGCGGVQAAVENPELGLINNWLLHIRDLWYKHSSLLGELPPEERFNKLCEINVVEQVYNLGHSTIMQSAWKRGQKVTIHGWVYGIKDGLLSDLEVTATSRETLEQRYRRAISSLI from the coding sequence ATGAAAGATATTGAAACGCTCATCGCCAACAACCAGCGTTGGTCCAACACCATGGTTGAAGAAGATCCGGGTTACTTTGAACGTCTGGCGTTGGCACAAAAACCCCGTTTTTTGTGGATTGGCTGCTCTGACAGTCGCGTCCCCGCGGAAAGCTTGACCAGCCTTGCGCCCGGCGAACTGTTCGTTCACCGCAATGTGGCAAACCTGGTTATCCACACCGACTTAAACTGCCTTTCCGTAGTGCAGTATGCCGTTGAAGTGCTCGAAGTCGAACACATCATCATCTGTGGGCATTACGGCTGCGGCGGCGTGCAGGCGGCGGTAGAAAACCCTGAATTGGGGCTTATCAACAACTGGCTGCTGCACATCCGTGATTTGTGGTACAAGCATAGCTCGCTGCTGGGAGAATTGCCGCCCGAAGAACGCTTTAACAAACTGTGTGAAATCAATGTGGTAGAACAAGTCTACAACCTGGGTCACTCCACCATCATGCAATCCGCCTGGAAACGCGGCCAAAAGGTCACGATCCATGGTTGGGTGTACGGCATCAAGGACGGTTTGTTAAGCGATCTGGAGGTGACTGCCACCAGCCGCGAAACGCTGGAACAGCGCTATCGCCGCGCCATCTCTTCCCTAATATGA
- the panD gene encoding aspartate 1-decarboxylase — MIRTMLQGKLHRVKVTQADLHYEGSCAIDQDFMDAAGILEYEAIDIYNVDNGARFSTYAIAAERGSRIISVNGAAARCACVGDKLIICSYVQMSDEEARTHHPKVAYFSGDNLMSRQAKAIPVQVA; from the coding sequence GTGATACGCACCATGCTACAAGGTAAGCTGCACCGGGTAAAAGTCACCCAGGCAGATCTCCACTATGAAGGCTCTTGCGCCATCGATCAGGATTTCATGGATGCAGCAGGCATTCTGGAATACGAAGCCATCGATATCTACAACGTGGATAACGGAGCGCGTTTCTCTACCTATGCCATTGCGGCAGAAAGAGGATCACGCATTATTTCTGTCAACGGGGCGGCAGCACGCTGCGCCTGCGTCGGTGACAAACTGATCATCTGCTCCTATGTACAGATGTCAGACGAAGAAGCGCGCACGCATCACCCGAAAGTCGCCTACTTCTCCGGTGATAACCTGATGTCACGTCAGGCGAAGGCGATTCCGGTTCAGGTCGCCTAA